The genomic window ATGATTTCGAAAGGGCGCTGGAGGAAGATTTCCGCCGTAGCGTTCGCGAGCCGGTCGAGCGGTCGGGAGCTGTTTCCGAAGTCCATATCGAATCGGCAAGTCAGGCCGCTGATTTCAGTCGCGCCCGCTCGATGCGCCGCCTGCTTGCCGGCGCCGTCGTGCTCGTCGTCTTCGCCGGTGTCGGTTATGGCGTCTATTCCTCGGTCTGGAACGGGGAAGGCCTCGGCATCGTCGCATCCGGCGAACCACGCGTGATCGTTGCCGACAAGGAACCGGTCAAGGTCGTTCCGGAAAATCCGGGTGGCAAGACCGTGCCGAACCAGGACAAGGCCGTCTACGACCGAGTTGCCGGTTCTGCCGAAGAGCCGAAGCAGAAAGCGCTCGTTTCCTCCGATGAGGCTCCCGTCGATGTCGTTCAGCGCACGCTGACGCCGGAAGCATTGCCCGAGGATGATGAGAACGCCGGCGCAAACGATCAGATCACGCCGACCGCTGTGGGCGAGACGGAAGATCCGCGTCTGCTGCCGAACCAGGGCAGCGCCGACAACAATTCCGCAAGCGATGCAGACAAGACGCCGTCCGTTTCGCCGCGCAAGGTCCGCACGATGATCGTCAAGCCTGACGGCACGTTGGTCGCTCGCGAAGAACCGGCTCCCGCCGACCAGCCTGCGCCGTCCGCTCCTGCGACATCGTCAGCTCAGCCGGCGCAGTCTGCCCAGGCGACATCGCCGGTTCAGCCGGCGTTGGCTCCTCAGTCGACCCCATCCGCTAAGCCCGCTCCGGTCGTGCCCGCGGTCGGTGGGACGGCCGGAAGCTTCCCGCCAAATGCGGAGGTTGCTTCCGCCGACGCTCGTTCCGCAGCACCTGTCGAAACCGCGCCGGTACAGCCGACGTCAGCCGGTAAGACCGACGCGCAAGCCGCTCCGGCCGATGCTCCGGTAAAGCCGGTCAAGACCACGGCGATCACCGATACCGCTCCTGTTCCGATCGCCCGCCCGGCCGAGCAGCCTGTCAACGTCGTCAGCACCGTGACCGAGAAGGGGAATGTCAAGCCGTCTGCGCAGCAGCCGAAGACGACACAGGTCGCGGCCGCCGCACCGGTTGCCGCCCAGCCGCAGCAGGCCGCATCAGCAGGCGGCTACGGCCTCCAGATCGCCTCGCTGCCGTCTGAAGACGAGGCGAACAAGTCCTATGCCAGCCTGTCGAAGAAGTTCGCCAGCGTGTTGAACGGCCGCAGCCATGAGATCCGCAGGGCTGATATTGCCGGCAAGGGCACTTTCTACCGTGTCCGCATCCCGGTTGGCTCCAAGGATGAGGCCGCAGCACTCTGCGAACAGTATCGTGCAGCGGGCGGAAGCTGCCTGATCTCCAAGTAACATTGGCTCATTGAATTGAGAGGGCGGCGGGCCGGATGGGTCCGCCGCTCTTTTTTGTGCATCGCGCCTGGCCTTGCTCGCATTTGGTTCGGCGCAGTCTATGATTCGAACATGACCGAATCAAAAGCGATGATCCTTGGCTGCAGCGGCCTTTCCCTCACCTCCGAAGAGAAGGCCTTTTATCGGGGCGAACGACCCTGGGGGTTCATCCTCTTCGGGCGCAACATTTCCGAAACGCGGCAGATTTCCGATCTCGTCGCCGAACTGCGCGAAAGCGTCGGCTGGCACGCGCCGGTGCTGATCGACCAGGAGGGCGGCCGCGTCCAGCGTATCCGTCCACCCATTCTGGCGCGTTATCCTTCCGGTGAGGCGCTCGGTGATCTCTATCGACGTGACCCGGTACTTGGCCTGCGCGCCGCCTGGCTGATGTCGCGCCTGCATGCTTTCGACCTCTTGAGTCTCGGCATCAATGTCGATTGTCTGCCGGTGCTTGACGTGCCCGTCGAGGGCAGCAGCAACGTTATCGGCGACCGCGCCTATGGTGACGATCCGGAGACCGTCATCGCGATGGGCCGCGCCGCCGCCGAGGGGCTGAAGGCCGGCGGCCTGCTGCCCGTCATGAAGCATATGCCGGGTCACGGTCGCGGCTTTGCGGATTCGCATCTGGAACTGCCCGTCGTCACCGTTCCGCGCGACGAACTGGAGGCCCATGATTTTCCGCCCTTCGTCGCGATGAAGGACGAGCTGATGGCAATGACCTGCCACGTCGTCTTCACATCGATCGACCCGGACAATCCGGCGACGACCTCACGAAAGGTCATCGACGGCGTTATCCGCGAGCATATCGGTTTTAACGGTCTGCTGCTCTCCGACGATAGCTCGATGAATGCTCTTTCTGGCACGATCGGCGAAAGAGCGGCGAATATCATTGCAGGCGGATGCGATATCGTGCTGCATTGCAATGGTAAGATGGACGAGATGCTGGATGTTGTGGCAAATGTTCCCCCGCTCGCCGGCCAGTCGCTCGCCCGCGCAAAGGCGGTGGAAGCAGGCTTTAGGGCGCCGGATTCGGCCGATGAAGCGGAGTTGAGGACGGAATTCGAGGCGATGTTTGCGACGGTCTGATCTTAAGGGAGCGGTTGAGTGAATACGGTCAAGGGCACGGAACGTCCCCAGGCGGCAACGCCGATGGACAAGCTGTGGCAGGACAACGGCGCCGATCGCGCCAGCCACGAGCCGGCGCTGGTGATCGATGTCGCCGGTTTCGAAGGCCCGCTCGACCTGTTGCTCTATCTCGCCCGCAATCAGAAGGTCGACCTGTCGCGCATTTCGGTGCTGGCGCTCGCCGAACAATATCTGCAGTTCGTCGAAAGCGCGCGGCGCATCCGCATCGAGCTGGCCGCCGATTATCTCGTCATGGCGGCCTGGCTCGCCTATCTAAAGTCGCGACTGCTCATTCCCCAGCAGATCAAGGACGACGGCCCGTCGGGCGAGGAGATGGCGGCAACGCTCGCCTTCCGCCTGAAACGCCTCGAAGCCATGCGCCAGGCTGCGGAAGGGCTCGTCAACCGCAACCGCCTTGGCCGTGATATCTTCGCCCGCGGTGCGCCCGAGCATATCCCCGACCGGCAGCAATCCGCCTATGTGGCAAGCCTCTACGATCTCTTGACCGCCTATGCGGCGCTACGCCAGCGCAATGCGGTCACCCAGGTCACGATCGAAAGGCGCAATGTCTGGTCGCTGACCGACGCCCGTGAACTGCTGACCCAGATGATCGGCGAGATCGGTGACTGGACAGCGATGGAGCATTATCTGCTGCGCTATCTCGCTGCACCCGAGGAGCGCGTCACGGCGATCGCCAGCGCCTTTGCCGCCTCGCTGGAACTGGTGCGCGAGGGCAGGCTCGAAATCCGCCAGGACGGTGCCTTTCAGCCGATTTACATGCGTCGCGGTCCCAAACACGCCACGCTGCAGGTGGTGGAACAGGAGCGGCCGGCTTGATCGATCCCAGAAGCGAAGAGGATTTCGAGGGGGAGGGCCGTGACATTCAGGCCGAGATCGAGGCCGAGCGTACCGCCGAGGCGCTGGTCTTCGCCTCCTCGCAGCCGGTCTCCGAAGCTTTCCTCGCCGAGCGCCTGCCCAGGGGGGCGGACGTGCGCGCGATCATGCTGCGGCTGAAGGAGCGATATGCCCCGCGTGGCGTCAACCTCGTGCAGATAGAAGGCGCCTGGGCTTTCCGTACCGCCGCCGATCTCTCTTTCGTCATCCGCCGTGACGAGAACGAGGTGAAGAAGCTTTCGCGCGCCGCATTGGAAGTGCTGGCGATCATCGCCTATCACCAGCCGGTGACGCGCGCCGAGATCGAGGATATTCGTGGCGTCCAGACCTCGCGCGGCACGCTCGATGTGCTGATGGAAGCCGGCTGGGTGCGGTTTCGCGGTCGCCGGCGCACGCCGGGCCGGCCGGTGACACTGGGCACCACGCGCGATTTTCTCGATCATTTCGGCCTCGAGGAACTGCGCGATCTGCCTGGTCTCGAAGAATTGAAGGGCGCAGGCTTGCTGTCGGGCCGTATCCCTGCGAATTTCAATATTCCCTCGCCGTTGATGAACGACGAACTGACCGAGGACGAAGACCCGATCACCCAGATGGACCTCGAAGAACTGGGGTTGCTGGCGCCACGCGGCACCTCCGAAGATTGAGGGGCTTACGTCTTGCTTTTGCCATGCATGGCGAAAACAATAGGGGCCATCACTTTTCGATGGGTCAATGACTTGTCACAAAGGGCGATACCGTGACATTAAGCTCAGTTCAAAGGGCTTGATGTTGGAAACGGTGTGGGAAATCCTTACATCGTGGGAACATAGAAACAGGGAGTTAGCGTAATGGGTTCTTTTAGCATGTGGCACTGGCTGATCGTTCTGGTCATCGTGCTGTTGTTGTTCGGTCGCGGCAAGATTCCGGAATTGATGGGCGACGTCGCCAAGGGCATCAAGAGCTTCAAGAAGGGCATGACGGACGAAGATGCGCCTGATACGGCGAAGACCGTCGATCACAAGGCTGACGAAACGAAGTAACCAAGTCCGGGAAAAGCGCTGCCCCCGCGCTTCCCGTCCAGGAGCCTTGCATGTTCGATATTGGCTGGACCGAACTTTTGGTCATCGCGGTCGTGCTGATCGTGGTTGTCGGTCCCAAGGATTTGCCGCCGATGCTGCGCGCTTTCGGCAAGATGACGCAGCGTGCCCGCAAGGTGGCGGGGGAGTTTCGTGCGCAGTTCGACGAAGCGCTGCGTGAGGCCGAGCTTGACGATGTCCGTCAGACGATCAGCGACGCCCAGAAGCTCAACCCGGTCAACAGCCTGCGCGAAGCGATGAATCCCCTTCGCCAGATGGGTAACGAGATCAAGGCCGACCTGCAAAAGGCGACCGTCGCCCCTGATAACAAGACCGAGGTGCCGCCGGCCGCCGCTTCGGCTCCGACGCCGTCGATGAGCCTGCCGGAAACGCCGCCACTGATGCCGGCGCCCGAGCCTGCCGCTGCGGCCGCCGTTCAGGCCGATACGGTCGCCGCCAAGCCGAAGGTGCAGCGCAAGCCGCGCGCCAAGGCTGCCGATAAGGCCGATGCCGCGGCCGCAGTTGCCGTGCCGGTGGAAAAACCGAAGCGTGCGACGGCAGCCCGCAAGCCCGCAACGCCGAAAACGCCGGCGCAGACGAAGAAGAAGAAGGACGAGGCATGAGCGGTGATATCGAAGACAAGCCGCAGCCGTTGATCGAGCACCTGATGGAGCTGCGCACGCGGCTGATCTGGTCGATCGGCGCGTTTTTCGTCGCCTTCATCGTATGCTTCTTTTTTGCCAAGCACCTCTTCAACTATCTCGTCATTCCCTACAAGACGGCGGTCCAGTGGGCTCATCTCGACGTGGAGAAAGCCCAGCTCATCTACACCGCGCCGCAGGAATTCTTCTTCACGCAGGTCAAGGTCGCCATGTTCGGTGGCCTGGTGGTCGCTTTCCCGATCATCGCCGCCCAGATCTACAAATTCGTGGCGCCAGGCCTCTACAAGAACGAGCGCCAGGCCTTCCTGCCGTTCCTGATCGCTTCGCCGGTCCTGTTCCTGATGGGCGGCGCGCTCGTCTACTTCTTCTTCACGCCGATGGTCATGTGGTTCTTCCTGTCGATGCAGCAGGCGCCGGGTCATGACGAGGTGGCGATCTCGCTGATGCCGAAGGTCTCGGAATATCTGAGCCTCATCATGACGCTGGTCTTCTCCTTCGGTCTCGTTTTTCAGCTTCCCGTCATCACCACGCTTCTGGCCCGCGTCGGTCTTCTGACGTCGCAATGGCTCGCCGAAAAGCGCAAGTTCGCAATCGTGCTCGCCTTCATCGTAGCCGCGGTCCTGACACCGCCGGATCCGATGTCCCAGATCGGCCTTGCGCTGCCGACGATCCTTCTCTACGAGATTTCCATCTACGCGGCACGACTCGTGGAGCGTCAGCGTTCCCGACAGGCACTTGAAGAGGCTTCTGATTCCTCCGACGTCGCCAAGACGGATAGTGTCTGACCGGTTCCGGACATTTCCCTGAAGTCTGCCGTTTTCCATCCGGTCGGATTTTCTCCGACCGGGTCATTTCTGTTGTAACGACCTGGAACGACGATGCTCGATATCAAATGGATCCGTGAGAATCCCGAAGCGCTCGATGCCGCCCTTGCCAAGCGCGGTGCGGAGCCTCTGGCCCAAAGTCTCGTCGCCCTCGATGAAAAGCGCCGCTCCGCCGTGCAGAAGGCGCAGGATCTGCTTTCCCGCCGCAACGCCGCTTCCAAGGAGATCGGCGCGGCGATGGCACAGAAGAACACCGAGCTTGCCGAAAAGCTGAAGGCAGAGGTCGCCGACATCAAGGAGACGCTGCCTGCCGCCGAGGAAGAGGAGCGCGCGTTTTCCGCCGAGCTCAACGACGCGCTTTCGCGCATCCCGAACGTGCCGCTCGACGACGTCCCGGTTGGCAAAGACGAGCACGACAATGTCGTCACCCGCGTCGTCGGCGAAAAGCCTCGCTGGAACCATGCACCGAAGGAGCATTTCGAAATCGGCGAAGCGCTCGGCTACATGGACTTCGAGCGTGCCGCCAAGCTCTCCGGCTCGCGCTTTACGGTTCTGACTGGACAGATCGCCGGACTCGAGCGCGCGCTCGGCCAGTTCATGATCGATCTTCACACCAGAGAGCACGGCTATATCGAAGTCAGCTCGCCGCTGATGGTGCGCGCTGAAGCGCTCTTCGGCACCGGCAATCTGCCGAAATTCGAAGAGGATCTCTTCAAGACGACGGATGGACGTTATCTCATTCCGACGGCCGAGGTGACCCTCACCAATCTGGTGCGTGAGGAAATCCTCGATCAGGAAAAGCTGCCGCTCCGCTTCACCGCATTGACGCCGTCCTTCCGCTCGGAGGCGGGCTCGGCCGGTCGCGACACGCGCGGCATGCTGCGTCAGCACCAGTTCTGGAAATGCGAACTTGTCTCGATCACCGATGCTGAAAGCTCGATTGCCGAGCATGAGCGCATGACCGCCTGCGCCGAGGAAGTGCTGAAGCGCCTCGGCCTGCATTTCCGCACCATGACGCTTTGCACCGGCGATATGGGCTTCGGCTCGCGCAAGACCTATGATCTCGAAGTTTGGCTGCCGGGACAGAATGCCTTCCGTGAAATCTCGTCCTGCTCGGTCTGCGGCGATTTCCAGGCGCGGCGAATGAATGCGCGCTACCGTGGCAAGGACGACAAGGCCAACAGGTTCGTCCACACGCTGAACGGCTCCGGCACCGCCGTCGGCCGCTGCCTGATCGCTGTTCTCGAAAATTATCTGAACGAAGATGGTTCCGTCACGATTCCGGACGTTTTGCTGCCTTATATGGGTGGATTGACGAAGATCGAACGGGCGGCCTGAGGCGATGCGCATCCTGCTTACGAATGATGACGGCATTCATGCCGAAGGGCTCGCCGCGCTGGAGCGGATCGCGCGCACGCTCTCTGACGATGTCTGGATCGTCGCGCCCGAGACGGACCAGAGCGGCCTTGCCCATTCGCTGAGCCTTTCCGAACCTCTGCGGCTGCGCAAGGTTTCCGACAAGCATTTCGCGTTGCGCGGCACGCCGACCGATTGCGTCATCATGGGCATCCGGCAGGTAATGGACATCAAGCCGGACCTCGTGCTCTCCGGCGTCAATTCGGGCTCGAACGTTGCCGACGACGTGACCTATTCCGGCACGATCGCCGGCGCCATCGAGGGCACGATGCAGGGCGTGCGCTCCTTTGCCCTGAGCCAGGCCTATCTCCACGAGGACGGCGCGCGCCTCGTGCCATGGGAGGTCTGTGAAACGCATGCGCCGGCTCTTCTGGAAAAGCTGATGGTCCTGGACCTTCCGGAGGGCACCTTCCTCAATCTCAACTTCCCGAACTGCCGCCCCGACGAGGTCGATGGCGCGGAGGTGACCATGCAGGGCAAGCTCGCCTTCAACCTCCAGGTCGACGCCCGCTCCGACGGCCGGGGTTTTCCCTATTACTGGCTGAAGTTCGGCGAACGTGCCGGCGCCTTTATCGAAGGCACCGATATTCACGCCCTGAAGCATAACAAGATTTCGGTAACGCCTTTGAAACTGGATTTGACCGATTATTCCGTGACGGACCGCGTGGCGCGGGCCCTGGGATACGGAGCACAGGTTTGACGGCAAGACTGGCGGAGAAGGAGGGCTTTGCGGCGCTCGTCCTCAGGTTGCGTGCCGAAGGCATTTCCGACCTCGACCTCTTGACGGCGGTCGAGCAGACGCAGCGCTCGCTGTTTGTGCCGCCGCAATTCGCAGACGATGCCTATTCGAGCCGCACGATACCGATCGAATGCGGCTCCTTCCTCGAAGGCATCGATTTTGCCGTCCGCATCCTGCATCATCTGAAACTCAAGCCGGGACAGCGCATCCTGGAAATCGGCACCGGCAGCGGCTTCACCGCCGCGGTTATCGGCCGCATCGCCGAGCGTGTTTTGTCGATCGACCGTTACAAGACGCTGACCTCGGCCGCGCAGCGGCGCATGGAATCGCTCGGTCTGCGCAACGTCGTCATCCGCCATGCCGACGGCAGCGCCGGCATGCAGGGCGAGGGCACCTTCGACCGTATCCTGGTGACATCAGCCTTCAATTCGATGCCGCGCTTCTATACCGACCAGCTCGTTTCCGGTGGCTCAATGATCGCGCCGCTGATGATTTCCGAGAATGAATGTCGCATGGTGCGGCTCACGAAAACCGGCAGCCGGTTCGAGCGCGAAGAACTGTTCGAGGCGCCTTACCTGCCGATCGTTCCGCGGCTTGCCTCGCTGCTGTAGTACTGCGATTTTTCACCCGTAAGCTATGGTTAGCAACTTCTCAAAAATATAGCACTGATTCCAGCATCTTAACCGCGTGGTAACACTAACGCGCTTTAATAGACTCACAAATGGTTGCGTTCTCAGTGGGTCGAGTCATGTGTTTCAGTCTTTCGCCGAAGTTCGGAAAATCGGCCGGTAATCTTCTGATTGTTGGCCTGCTGGCGAGTGCCGCAACGGGCTGCAGTTCCGATGTGACGCGGTTTGGTGGCTTGTTTGCCTCCTCAGGGCAGGATCAGATCACCACAAGTTCCATTCCGCGCAGGGGCGGTCCCCAGGGCGATCCGGTTCCGCGTGCCGATCTCGGTGGCTCTGCTGTGGCGAGCCAGTCCGGTTACGGCGGCGGCAACGATGCGATGGGGCAGTCCTATCCGTCGCGTCCGAGCTATGATCCGATCCGCACTTCGAATTCGAGTGCACGGATGGCTTCCGCGCCGGTTTCGGTGCAGCGTTCCGAGCTTGCTGCGCCGACGGCCGTGGCGCCCTCCCGCCAGCGGGAAAGAGAAGTCGCGCTTGCGCAGCCTTTCCCCTCGGCAACCCAGGCTGAAAAGCCCCGGCTGGTAGCGCCGTCTGCGCCGAAGGTGACGCCCGATCAGATGACGACGGGCGCAACGCCCAAGGTTTCCGGCTGGTCGGCGACCAACGCACCTTCCGTCACGTTGCGTCCAGGTGAAAGTGTTGCGATCCTCTCCAGACGCTTCGGTGTTCCGGAAAATGAGATCCTGCGCGTCAACAACCTGAAGACGGCATCTGCCGCCAAGCCCGGCCAGGCGATCCTCATCCCGACCTTCAACGGCGGCAATGCCGCCAAGGCGGCATCCCAGACGGCGGACCTCTCCAAGCCCGGCAAGATGCCTGAACCGGCCAAGGCGCCGGAGCAGAACGTCGCTGTCGTTCCCGGGGCAAATTCCGCCCGCGACAAGACGATGGCGAGCGCCGATTCCACCGGCAAATTTCCTGCCGGCGCCGGCAAGGATCCGAAGGCGCCTGCCGGCTCCTATGTCGTCAAGCAGGGGGATTCGCTCGCAAAGATCGCCAAGGCGACCGGTTCGGATATCGACGATCTCAAGGCTGCCAATAATCTTTCTGCCAATTCGCTGCGTGTTGGTCAGGCCTTGAAGATTCCGGCCGGCGGCGCCGATACGATCAAGACCGCTTCGATCGCGACCCAGAAGGTCGATCCGACGCCGGCACAGGCGGCGCCTGCTCAGCAGACGGCCTCCGTTCAGCCTGGGCCGTACAAGGCGCCGACCGCCACCCAGACGGTCGATGATGTCGAGAAGAAGTCTGACGTCAGCTCCGCTGCACCGGAATCGACCGGTATCGGCAAGTATCGCTGGCCGGTCCGCGGCCAGGTGATTGCCGCCTACGGCGCCAACGTCAACGGCAGCCGCAATGACGGCATCGATATCTCCGTCCCGCAGGGTACGCCGATCAAGGCGGCCGAAAACGGCGTCGTCATCTATGCCGGCAACGGCCTCAAGGAACTCGGCAACACGGTTCTCGTCCGCCATGACGACGGCACGGTGACCGTCTACGGCAATGCCGATACGCTGAGCGTCACCCGTGGCCAGAAGATCCAGCGTGGCCAGACCGTCGCCGTCTCCGGCATGAGCGGTGACGTCAAGCAGCCGCAGGTCCATTTCGAGGTGCGCAAGGATGCGTCCCCGGTCAACCCGATGACTTTCCTGGAATAGGTAGAGTGTACCAGGAAGCGCAAAAGCCCGGCCACCAGCCGGGCTTTTGTCATTTGGGGCATATGGAATTTCGTCGCATATGGGTATCGCGGGCATTGGACATGGGCCGATGACGCATTCTGCCTGACGTTCGGCGCATATGATGTCTACTTTCCCAAAAGTTCAATTCACTATGCCTAGACCCTCTTTAGAACGGATAGGCAGCCCATGACGAATATCGCCAAGATGCAGGAACAGCGGCTTGAAGCACTCCGACTGACGCGTTCGGGTGCGCCTGAATTGCCGTCCAACCCCTTTTTCGGCGTCGGCCCGATCACGGATGCGACCACTGACGAAGTGGATAGCCGGCTGCGGCGCTTGGCCTTCGATGCTTGGATCGAAAAGACCTATCGCAAGTTCGACGACAAGGGCAATGATATCGGCGGCTTCACAACCGCCGAGATTTCCCGCAGCATGCACCGCGGCTACCCGGCGGATAAAATCCTGACCGACATGATGCGGGCGATCCACACCTACTTCCATTTCCCGAAGACGAACCGCATGGCGGTGGGGCTTGGCGGCGGTCACAGCGGCTACACCGTCTGCGTCCAGCATCTGATGAACGCCAACGACGCCAACCAGCGCGTCTACGTCGATACGCCGCGCCCGGAAAGCGATCCGTCCCGCTCGGCCGGTTTCTTCCGTCAGTCCTGGGCCACGCAGCTGATCGAGATGCAGCGTTTCGCCGAAAAAGGCTGCGAAAGCCGTATCCATTTTGCTGCCTCCGAAGGTGTGATCCCAACGGCCGCTGAGCTCTCCGACCTCGGCGTGTCGATCTTCGTCGGCGTCGGCCACGAGACCACCGGCGCCAATGCTTATACGAGCCGCGAGATCCACGAGCTGCTGAACTGGATCGACCGCGACCCGGCAAACCACCATGCGGTATTCGACGCCACGTCGATGCTCGGCGCCATGCCCTGGGAACCGGAGCTGGTCGATGCGGTGATGGCAAAATGCTGCCTGTTCATGCCGTTCCAGAAGGCGATCGGCGGGATCTCGGGATATTTCGTCGCCTCCTTCACCCCGTATTCCCTGGCGCTTGTCGAGAGGAACCAGCAGGATCCTGCCTGGGCGATCCCGCGCCAGCTGAAGATCGCGCCGCCGATCGATGCGCGCCAACCGCTGTCAGCCAAGCGCTCCGTGGATGCCGGGCCGTTCTACGATGCCGGGGAAGACCGCATGCTCGGCGGCGTCATCAACACCTACAGCGCGCTCGCTTTTGCCGAAACGA from Rhizobium sp. Pop5 includes these protein-coding regions:
- a CDS encoding twin-arginine translocase TatA/TatE family subunit; the protein is MGSFSMWHWLIVLVIVLLLFGRGKIPELMGDVAKGIKSFKKGMTDEDAPDTAKTVDHKADETK
- a CDS encoding protein-L-isoaspartate(D-aspartate) O-methyltransferase — translated: MTARLAEKEGFAALVLRLRAEGISDLDLLTAVEQTQRSLFVPPQFADDAYSSRTIPIECGSFLEGIDFAVRILHHLKLKPGQRILEIGTGSGFTAAVIGRIAERVLSIDRYKTLTSAAQRRMESLGLRNVVIRHADGSAGMQGEGTFDRILVTSAFNSMPRFYTDQLVSGGSMIAPLMISENECRMVRLTKTGSRFEREELFEAPYLPIVPRLASLL
- the surE gene encoding 5'/3'-nucleotidase SurE, which codes for MRILLTNDDGIHAEGLAALERIARTLSDDVWIVAPETDQSGLAHSLSLSEPLRLRKVSDKHFALRGTPTDCVIMGIRQVMDIKPDLVLSGVNSGSNVADDVTYSGTIAGAIEGTMQGVRSFALSQAYLHEDGARLVPWEVCETHAPALLEKLMVLDLPEGTFLNLNFPNCRPDEVDGAEVTMQGKLAFNLQVDARSDGRGFPYYWLKFGERAGAFIEGTDIHALKHNKISVTPLKLDLTDYSVTDRVARALGYGAQV
- the tatB gene encoding Sec-independent protein translocase protein TatB, whose protein sequence is MFDIGWTELLVIAVVLIVVVGPKDLPPMLRAFGKMTQRARKVAGEFRAQFDEALREAELDDVRQTISDAQKLNPVNSLREAMNPLRQMGNEIKADLQKATVAPDNKTEVPPAAASAPTPSMSLPETPPLMPAPEPAAAAAVQADTVAAKPKVQRKPRAKAADKADAAAAVAVPVEKPKRATAARKPATPKTPAQTKKKKDEA
- a CDS encoding peptidoglycan DD-metalloendopeptidase family protein, which translates into the protein MCFSLSPKFGKSAGNLLIVGLLASAATGCSSDVTRFGGLFASSGQDQITTSSIPRRGGPQGDPVPRADLGGSAVASQSGYGGGNDAMGQSYPSRPSYDPIRTSNSSARMASAPVSVQRSELAAPTAVAPSRQREREVALAQPFPSATQAEKPRLVAPSAPKVTPDQMTTGATPKVSGWSATNAPSVTLRPGESVAILSRRFGVPENEILRVNNLKTASAAKPGQAILIPTFNGGNAAKAASQTADLSKPGKMPEPAKAPEQNVAVVPGANSARDKTMASADSTGKFPAGAGKDPKAPAGSYVVKQGDSLAKIAKATGSDIDDLKAANNLSANSLRVGQALKIPAGGADTIKTASIATQKVDPTPAQAAPAQQTASVQPGPYKAPTATQTVDDVEKKSDVSSAAPESTGIGKYRWPVRGQVIAAYGANVNGSRNDGIDISVPQGTPIKAAENGVVIYAGNGLKELGNTVLVRHDDGTVTVYGNADTLSVTRGQKIQRGQTVAVSGMSGDVKQPQVHFEVRKDASPVNPMTFLE
- the scpB gene encoding SMC-Scp complex subunit ScpB, with the translated sequence MIDPRSEEDFEGEGRDIQAEIEAERTAEALVFASSQPVSEAFLAERLPRGADVRAIMLRLKERYAPRGVNLVQIEGAWAFRTAADLSFVIRRDENEVKKLSRAALEVLAIIAYHQPVTRAEIEDIRGVQTSRGTLDVLMEAGWVRFRGRRRTPGRPVTLGTTRDFLDHFGLEELRDLPGLEELKGAGLLSGRIPANFNIPSPLMNDELTEDEDPITQMDLEELGLLAPRGTSED
- the serS gene encoding serine--tRNA ligase codes for the protein MLDIKWIRENPEALDAALAKRGAEPLAQSLVALDEKRRSAVQKAQDLLSRRNAASKEIGAAMAQKNTELAEKLKAEVADIKETLPAAEEEERAFSAELNDALSRIPNVPLDDVPVGKDEHDNVVTRVVGEKPRWNHAPKEHFEIGEALGYMDFERAAKLSGSRFTVLTGQIAGLERALGQFMIDLHTREHGYIEVSSPLMVRAEALFGTGNLPKFEEDLFKTTDGRYLIPTAEVTLTNLVREEILDQEKLPLRFTALTPSFRSEAGSAGRDTRGMLRQHQFWKCELVSITDAESSIAEHERMTACAEEVLKRLGLHFRTMTLCTGDMGFGSRKTYDLEVWLPGQNAFREISSCSVCGDFQARRMNARYRGKDDKANRFVHTLNGSGTAVGRCLIAVLENYLNEDGSVTIPDVLLPYMGGLTKIERAA
- a CDS encoding ScpA family protein yields the protein MNTVKGTERPQAATPMDKLWQDNGADRASHEPALVIDVAGFEGPLDLLLYLARNQKVDLSRISVLALAEQYLQFVESARRIRIELAADYLVMAAWLAYLKSRLLIPQQIKDDGPSGEEMAATLAFRLKRLEAMRQAAEGLVNRNRLGRDIFARGAPEHIPDRQQSAYVASLYDLLTAYAALRQRNAVTQVTIERRNVWSLTDARELLTQMIGEIGDWTAMEHYLLRYLAAPEERVTAIASAFAASLELVREGRLEIRQDGAFQPIYMRRGPKHATLQVVEQERPA
- the nagZ gene encoding beta-N-acetylhexosaminidase — translated: MTESKAMILGCSGLSLTSEEKAFYRGERPWGFILFGRNISETRQISDLVAELRESVGWHAPVLIDQEGGRVQRIRPPILARYPSGEALGDLYRRDPVLGLRAAWLMSRLHAFDLLSLGINVDCLPVLDVPVEGSSNVIGDRAYGDDPETVIAMGRAAAEGLKAGGLLPVMKHMPGHGRGFADSHLELPVVTVPRDELEAHDFPPFVAMKDELMAMTCHVVFTSIDPDNPATTSRKVIDGVIREHIGFNGLLLSDDSSMNALSGTIGERAANIIAGGCDIVLHCNGKMDEMLDVVANVPPLAGQSLARAKAVEAGFRAPDSADEAELRTEFEAMFATV
- the tatC gene encoding twin-arginine translocase subunit TatC, coding for MSGDIEDKPQPLIEHLMELRTRLIWSIGAFFVAFIVCFFFAKHLFNYLVIPYKTAVQWAHLDVEKAQLIYTAPQEFFFTQVKVAMFGGLVVAFPIIAAQIYKFVAPGLYKNERQAFLPFLIASPVLFLMGGALVYFFFTPMVMWFFLSMQQAPGHDEVAISLMPKVSEYLSLIMTLVFSFGLVFQLPVITTLLARVGLLTSQWLAEKRKFAIVLAFIVAAVLTPPDPMSQIGLALPTILLYEISIYAARLVERQRSRQALEEASDSSDVAKTDSV